A genomic region of Pseudobacteriovorax antillogorgiicola contains the following coding sequences:
- a CDS encoding HD-GYP domain-containing protein: protein MVEYIRPDEMSHQLILDIWSASQKPGVDVEVYVLKLEYEKYQKTIGQIRIGKIRRLLDKEPRLDRKILDVFHDLSSASQLILRGGIQNHMVNRASAVVSRLVAELMESNQAVGTLSKMISIDPTLYDHSASVAMLSGIVAQQYQLRVFTLGELETIILAGLYHDSGKGHIPNHILNKPGKFSDSEFAIMKQHASLGHREISRVISQGAAIDPVVALVALEHHERMNGTGYPLKKAGKAEESKNGIHLYSRIVAVADTYSALLMKRVYKPALSAEEAITKMHSFASNHFDEDVFLPFAAHVLASLQQFEEVDTKPISEDSQKDKVMLYMMNGEPVFV from the coding sequence ATGGTGGAATACATTCGACCCGACGAAATGAGTCACCAGCTGATTCTCGATATATGGTCAGCTAGTCAAAAACCAGGTGTCGATGTAGAAGTCTATGTGCTTAAGTTAGAATATGAGAAGTATCAGAAAACTATCGGTCAAATTCGTATTGGCAAGATCAGAAGGCTTCTAGATAAAGAACCCCGGCTCGATCGAAAGATCTTAGATGTCTTTCATGATCTAAGTAGTGCCTCGCAGTTGATTCTGAGAGGTGGAATTCAGAACCATATGGTAAATAGGGCTTCAGCAGTTGTATCGAGACTCGTTGCTGAGCTAATGGAGAGCAATCAAGCTGTCGGCACACTCAGTAAGATGATTAGTATTGACCCGACGCTTTATGATCACAGCGCAAGTGTCGCGATGCTTTCGGGGATCGTCGCTCAGCAATATCAACTGAGGGTGTTCACTCTAGGTGAGTTAGAAACGATCATCTTAGCAGGGCTCTATCATGACTCTGGCAAGGGCCATATTCCTAATCACATCCTCAACAAACCAGGTAAGTTTTCTGATAGCGAATTTGCTATTATGAAACAGCATGCTTCTCTAGGGCATCGAGAGATCTCCCGAGTGATATCGCAAGGAGCTGCTATCGATCCTGTCGTGGCTCTTGTGGCTTTGGAGCACCACGAAAGAATGAATGGAACAGGTTATCCTCTAAAAAAGGCCGGAAAGGCGGAAGAGTCAAAGAATGGCATCCATTTGTATAGCAGGATCGTTGCGGTGGCAGACACCTACTCAGCACTCCTAATGAAGAGAGTTTATAAGCCTGCATTATCAGCAGAGGAAGCTATAACTAAGATGCATAGCTTCGCATCAAACCATTTTGATGAGGATGTTTTTCTGCCATTTGCCGCTCATGTCTTAGCAAGTCTTCAGCAGTTTGAAGAAGTTGATACGAAACCAATTAGCGAAGACTCTCAGAAGGATAAAGTAATGTTGTATATGATGAATGGCGAGCCAGTGTTTGTTTAA
- a CDS encoding helix-turn-helix domain-containing protein, with protein sequence MKNRLKINREALRQEVDAAGLKKGDLAAMLSVTRETFSRWLSGKIPYIDEDKLLLLARVLQCQPSQLSDELKQTVPAPLRPKHEEISGDKVIEMALVAGYYNELSSLIAHSQSSVIENLRINSLLVDSVSRILNLELSQFLAIVQKSTNLELNYERFDTAARKNLLEALASLIDDDLTLAVKRFRIVIIRAQSFWLIGLAYLGLALSQIFQGKRSEARESLRQGLDLYVSSEIILDQWVGGNLHLVSIWLSLDEPQQAMHHLNMAKEIFDEIPAAHSLVRCLSYEAIIASYQGNSDRSLYLTRKVLSKKSDLPHIFQLEVLLNCSSSLNGLDHGIKLDQIFDDFRNLNKRMIKLAKSLKVPTSNNHLESQ encoded by the coding sequence ATGAAGAATCGGCTAAAAATTAATCGAGAGGCGCTTCGTCAGGAAGTGGATGCGGCGGGCCTTAAAAAAGGTGACCTGGCTGCCATGCTCAGCGTGACAAGAGAGACTTTCAGTCGATGGCTTTCTGGGAAGATACCATATATCGATGAAGACAAACTTTTACTCCTAGCACGGGTACTCCAATGTCAACCAAGTCAATTATCGGATGAGCTAAAACAAACAGTTCCAGCCCCTTTAAGGCCTAAACATGAAGAAATCAGTGGCGATAAAGTTATAGAAATGGCCTTGGTAGCTGGGTACTATAACGAACTATCGTCTCTCATTGCCCACTCTCAATCAAGCGTAATCGAAAATCTTCGGATCAATTCTCTACTTGTCGATAGTGTGAGCCGAATCTTGAACCTTGAGTTATCTCAGTTCCTCGCCATCGTTCAAAAGTCTACTAACCTTGAATTGAACTACGAACGATTTGATACAGCAGCTCGAAAAAATCTCTTAGAAGCGCTAGCTTCTCTGATCGATGATGACCTAACACTAGCTGTCAAACGCTTTCGTATCGTAATCATCCGAGCCCAAAGCTTCTGGTTGATAGGACTAGCGTACCTTGGCCTTGCTCTAAGCCAAATTTTTCAGGGAAAGCGATCCGAAGCAAGAGAATCATTGAGACAAGGGCTAGATCTTTATGTATCAAGTGAGATTATCCTTGATCAGTGGGTAGGAGGAAATCTACACTTAGTAAGCATATGGCTAAGCTTAGACGAACCTCAACAAGCCATGCATCACTTAAATATGGCAAAAGAAATCTTTGATGAGATACCAGCAGCGCATAGCCTCGTTCGATGCCTTTCCTATGAAGCGATCATAGCTTCCTATCAAGGAAACAGCGATCGGTCACTGTATCTAACCCGGAAGGTTTTGTCCAAGAAATCTGATCTACCCCATATTTTCCAGCTAGAGGTCCTATTAAATTGCTCATCGTCCTTGAATGGCTTGGATCATGGGATAAAATTGGATCAAATTTTCGACGATTTTAGGAACTTGAATAAGAGGATGATAAAGTTAGCGAAGTCGTTAAAAGTGCCAACGTCAAACAATCACTTAGAGTCACAATAA
- a CDS encoding response regulator, whose amino-acid sequence MKKILIIDDSLEVRRQLKVILTRDYEIHEAESAEEGMTYLQNHPHPDLVFLDYHMPGLTGLEMLRKLADNKMLRFPVVMLTTEFEVFGSEIKDLNIITWLVKPISNQRVKTLVSQIFLLE is encoded by the coding sequence ATGAAGAAAATCCTGATTATCGATGATAGCTTGGAAGTCAGAAGGCAGCTAAAGGTCATTCTTACAAGGGATTATGAAATCCATGAAGCTGAATCAGCAGAGGAAGGCATGACCTATCTTCAGAACCATCCCCATCCAGATCTTGTTTTCCTAGACTACCACATGCCAGGGCTAACGGGGCTGGAGATGCTTAGGAAGCTGGCTGATAACAAAATGCTTCGTTTTCCAGTTGTTATGTTAACAACAGAATTTGAGGTTTTCGGCTCAGAAATCAAAGATTTAAATATCATAACGTGGCTGGTAAAACCAATATCTAATCAACGGGTCAAGACGTTGGTAAGTCAAATTTTTCTATTAGAATAG